The following are from one region of the Sporocytophaga myxococcoides genome:
- a CDS encoding ABC transporter ATP-binding protein: MVQVNNLYKTYKKGYAPALSGINLNIEKGDFFGLLGPNGAGKTTLISIICGLSSANIGTAYMNETDILRYPEKIKKYYGLVPQDIALYPTLTAEENLIFLGRMYGLSNQPLKVEVEFWLKKMGLSNHRHKKIHEYSTGMKRRVNLIAGILHNPSIIILDEPTVGVDVQSRVLILETLKEINRNGTTIIYTSHYLEEAEDLCSRIAIIDKGKIIKEGVPAQLISQENRYSNLEDLFINLTGKELRD, encoded by the coding sequence GTGGTTCAGGTAAATAATCTTTATAAAACTTATAAAAAAGGATATGCCCCTGCGCTTTCGGGGATAAATCTGAATATTGAAAAGGGCGATTTTTTCGGGTTACTCGGTCCTAATGGAGCCGGCAAAACTACTTTGATTTCTATTATCTGCGGACTTTCATCCGCTAATATCGGGACAGCTTACATGAATGAGACCGATATCCTTCGATACCCTGAAAAAATAAAAAAATACTATGGTCTGGTTCCACAGGATATTGCTTTATATCCAACTTTAACCGCTGAGGAAAACCTTATTTTTTTGGGGAGAATGTATGGATTATCTAACCAGCCATTAAAAGTAGAAGTCGAGTTTTGGCTTAAGAAAATGGGGCTTTCAAATCATCGTCATAAGAAGATTCATGAGTACTCTACTGGTATGAAGCGCCGTGTCAATCTTATTGCCGGTATATTGCACAACCCTTCCATTATTATTCTGGATGAGCCGACAGTAGGAGTGGATGTGCAGTCCAGAGTGCTCATTCTTGAAACTTTAAAAGAAATTAACCGCAACGGAACAACAATCATTTATACAAGTCATTATCTGGAAGAAGCTGAAGATCTTTGCAGCAGAATTGCTATTATAGACAAGGGAAAGATCATTAAGGAAGGTGTGCCTGCACAACTGATATCCCAGGAGAATCGGTATTCTAATCTTGAAGACTTGTTTATTAATCTAACAGGAAAGGAATTGAGAGATTAG
- a CDS encoding ABC transporter permease, translating into MRIFFAIYKELLILIRDKAGLTILFLMPLTMIVIMALIQDGPFRDYQQAEIKVLVLDQDRDECGKAIFQGLSHAGIFKITQAEYSKSDINSVREEVKKGAYKVGVIVPPGTSLMLHTHIGRDISRAFGELSNGQSGEVKDSLFAGIQVFYDPALQASFKKSVQLALDKILDGYQASQSIKVISQHLSQYFPNGNQFNIDTRRFIQLDQKGAVPELEGLSMNSVQHNVPAWTIFGIFFIVIPLAGSIIKEREDGSTLRLRTIPGTSLVIMIGKVLAYLLITLVQFVLMMLAGIFLMPLLGLPALEIGQNLSALTIAVVSIGLAATGLGVFLGTVFKTHQQSSTFAAVFIVILAAIGGIWIPVFIMPEILRKMSVISPLGWGMETFNNLFLRGAGMQDICSEVTALTGFFGAMLIMAYFYNKFKVRS; encoded by the coding sequence ATGAGAATTTTCTTTGCTATTTATAAAGAACTTTTGATTCTTATCCGTGACAAAGCAGGTCTGACGATCTTGTTTTTAATGCCTTTAACAATGATTGTGATCATGGCATTAATTCAGGATGGTCCTTTCAGGGATTATCAGCAGGCTGAAATAAAGGTGTTGGTTCTTGATCAGGATAGAGATGAATGTGGTAAAGCGATTTTTCAAGGTCTGAGTCATGCAGGGATATTTAAGATAACGCAGGCAGAATATTCAAAATCTGATATAAACAGTGTAAGAGAAGAAGTTAAAAAAGGAGCATACAAAGTTGGTGTCATTGTTCCTCCGGGTACTTCTCTTATGTTGCACACCCATATTGGCAGAGATATCAGCAGAGCTTTTGGTGAGCTTAGTAATGGCCAATCTGGAGAAGTAAAAGATTCATTGTTTGCGGGTATTCAGGTTTTTTATGATCCTGCTTTACAGGCATCATTCAAAAAGTCGGTCCAATTAGCGTTAGATAAAATTCTAGACGGATATCAAGCCAGCCAGTCGATAAAGGTAATTTCGCAACATTTATCCCAGTATTTTCCTAATGGCAATCAGTTTAATATAGATACAAGAAGATTTATACAGTTAGATCAGAAAGGTGCTGTGCCAGAATTAGAAGGCTTGTCTATGAATTCCGTGCAGCATAATGTTCCTGCCTGGACAATCTTTGGAATTTTTTTTATTGTCATTCCTTTGGCTGGCAGTATTATTAAAGAGAGAGAAGATGGCAGCACATTAAGGTTGAGAACAATTCCGGGTACTTCTCTGGTAATAATGATTGGCAAGGTCCTGGCTTACTTGTTGATTACACTTGTGCAGTTTGTTTTAATGATGTTGGCAGGAATTTTTTTAATGCCACTACTTGGATTACCTGCCTTAGAAATAGGACAAAACCTTTCCGCGCTTACAATAGCTGTTGTATCTATCGGATTGGCAGCTACCGGATTAGGAGTGTTTCTTGGAACAGTATTTAAAACTCATCAGCAATCTTCCACATTTGCGGCCGTTTTCATTGTAATTCTTGCTGCAATAGGGGGAATCTGGATACCAGTATTTATAATGCCGGAAATATTGAGAAAAATGAGTGTTATTTCTCCTCTGGGATGGGGTATGGAGACGTTTAATAACTTATTTCTCAGGGGAGCTGGAATGCAGGATATATGCTCTGAGGTAACTGCATTAACCGGTTTTTTTGGTGCAATGCTAATTATGGCCTATTTTTATAATAAATTTAAAGTCAGAAGTTAG
- a CDS encoding acyl-CoA thioesterase: METNLLVARTEIKVRFCEVDAMGIVWHGNYLKFFEDGRDAFGKEFDLDFVELYSSQGYLTPLVTANCDYKRPLRLQEKAIVETTFVPTEAAKIIFDYKIYRDTPQGRELLTTGKTIQVFLKDGELSITNPDCYQQWKEKWLYKKG, from the coding sequence TTGGAAACAAATTTACTAGTTGCCAGAACTGAGATCAAAGTAAGGTTTTGTGAGGTGGATGCAATGGGAATTGTCTGGCATGGAAATTACCTCAAATTTTTTGAAGATGGCAGGGATGCTTTTGGGAAAGAATTTGACCTTGATTTTGTTGAATTATACAGTTCACAAGGTTATTTAACTCCTCTTGTAACAGCAAACTGCGACTATAAAAGGCCATTAAGACTGCAGGAAAAAGCAATTGTGGAGACGACCTTTGTGCCTACAGAAGCTGCCAAAATAATATTCGACTATAAAATTTACAGAGATACTCCCCAAGGAAGAGAATTACTCACTACAGGAAAAACTATTCAGGTTTTTTTAAAAGACGGGGAACTTTCGATCACAAATCCTGATTGCTATCAGCAGTGGAAAGAAAAGTGGCTTTATAAAAAAGGATGA